One Vanessa cardui chromosome 22, ilVanCard2.1, whole genome shotgun sequence DNA window includes the following coding sequences:
- the LOC124539285 gene encoding probable 39S ribosomal protein L24, mitochondrial yields MRLYNFLCKKVGDLTVKYSNLPESYIKRSYEQVYWKNPKGYPQYPAAQVARKKYRFTTNRPWTMQFARQNERTKLNKKVFLEPVGEWSFFKGDRVEIMVGKDKGKQGIVSQVIQERNWVIVEGLNTHLRVVGKDKEFPGITIQSEAPLLVTTGVKLVDPETLKPTEVEWRYTEEGEKVRVSLSSSRIIPLPKAAEETIDYKSKELYVENPAKDTAAADVTKITFQPKLCTFEMDIMESMGIKEDRVPAKSYWY; encoded by the exons atgcgattatacaactttttatgtaaaaaagtaGGCGATTTAACGGTTAAATACTCCAATTTGCCTGAATCTTATATTAAACGTAGTTATGAGCAG gtATACTGGAAGAATCCAAAGGGTTATCCTCAATATCCAGCTGCACAAGTAGCTCGTAAAAAGTACCGTTTCACAACAAATAGGCCATGGACTATGCAATTTGCCAGGCAAAATGAACGcactaaactaaataaaaaagttttcttgGAACCTGTCGGAGAATGGAGTTTTTTCAA AGGTGATCGAGTTGAAATAATGGTTGGCAAGGACAAGGGAAAGCAAGGTATTGTAAGCCAGGTTATACAAGAAAGGAACTGGGTTATAGTGGAAGGGCTAAACACACATTTGAGAGTg GTTGGCAAAGATAAGGAATTTCCAGGTATAACAATACAATCAGAAGCACCATTGTTGGTCACAACCGGTGTTAAGCTTGTGGATCCTGAGACTTTGAAGCCAACAGAGGTAGAATGGAGGTACACTGAAGAGGGGGAAAAG GTGCGTGTTTCCTTAAGCAGTAGTCGCATAATACCATTACCGAAGGCAGCTGAGGAAACTATTGACTATAAGAGCAAGGAACTCTATGTGGAAAACCCAGCAAAGGATACAGCGGCTGCAGATGTTACAAAG attacATTTCAACCAAAACTATGTACCTTCGAAATGGATATAATGGAATCAATGGGTATAAAGGAAGACAGAGTGCCGGCCAAGTCGTATTGGTACTAG